The window GGATCCAGGCGCGGGTCCTCGGGCCAGGGCTCGGGGTGGGGGCCGACGCCGACCTCGCGCTCCTGGGCGGGCTCAGCGTGCGTCATCGTCCCCCTTCTCGCGGAGCTCCTTCTTCTGCTCCTCGTCGGGATCGGGAAGACCCAGCTCCTTGCGGCGCTTCTCGCGGCGGATCAGCTTGATCAGGGTCCACACGAGGGCGATCGCGATGATCGCGTAGACGATCTTGGAGATCACATCGGTGTAGGGCTCGATCACGGTCCAGTTGCTGCCCAGGGTGTAGCCGAAGGTCACGAAGATGGTGTTCCAGATGGCGCTGCCCAGGGCGGTGAGCAGGGTGAATATCCAGAAGGGCATCTTGTACAGGCCCGCGGGGATCGAGATCAGCGAGCGCACCCCCGGCACCATGCGGCCGAAGAAGATGCCCTTCTGACCGTGCTTGTCCATCCAGTCGACGGTCTTGTCGTAGTCGTCCACGTTCAGCAGCGGCAGGTGGATGAACGCCCAGCGCAGGCGCTCCGGACCCAACAGTCGGCCCAGGCCGTACAGCAGCCATGCCCCGGTCACCGAGCCGATGATCGAGGCGATCAGCATGCCGGCGTAGGTGTTGTTGGGCCCGGCGGCGGTCACCCCGGCCAGCGGCAGGATCACCTCGGAGGGGATCGGGGGGAAGACGTTCTCCAGGAAGATCAGCAGCGCGACACCGAAGGCGCCGAAACGGTCGATCGTCTCCACGGCCCAGTCGACGATGTTCATGCAGCAGCTCCTCCGAGTTCGGGGCGCGAGGGCGGACTTCTCGCGCGTTCCCCCCGGCAGATGCCCGAGCGGACTGGCCCATGGTAGGCGGCACCGTCTCGGATCGGGCTGTGGCACTGCCCGCATCCACCTCCTCCGGTCATGCCCGCCGGTGCTCGACCAGGCGTCAGGCGCGTCGGTGAACCGATACCCCCGGACGTGACGCTCGTCTACTCTGTGGCCATGACCTTCAATCCCAACGCGGAGATCCGCTCTGACAACGTCTCTCGCAGCGGCGGCGGCGGTTTCGGCGGCGGGTTCCGCCCCGGGCGCGGTGGCGGCGGCGTCGCCATCGGCGGCGGCGGTGGCTGCCTGCTGCTGGTCGTGATCCTGGTCTACATGCTGATGGGTGGCGACCCGGGGGCCCTGCTCGGCGGCAGCCAGCCGCAGCCGGGGCCTGTCGCCGAGGGCGGCACGCTCGAGGGGTGCGACACCGGCCAGGACGCGAACGAGCGCGACGACTGCCTGGTGCAGGCCACCATCGAATCGGCCGACTCGCTGTGGTCCGAGCTCGCCCCCGCCTCGGGCATCGAGTTCGTCGAGCCCGGCGGGCAGGTGTTCACCGGCCAGGTGCAGACCGGCTGCGGCCCGGCCACCAGCGACGTGGGCCCCTTCTACTGCCCGGCCGACGCCAGCATCTACGTGGACGTCTCCTTCTTCGGCGAGCTCGAGTCCCGGTTCGGGGCCGACGGCGGCCAGCTGG is drawn from Brachybacterium muris and contains these coding sequences:
- a CDS encoding neutral zinc metallopeptidase, which translates into the protein MTFNPNAEIRSDNVSRSGGGGFGGGFRPGRGGGGVAIGGGGGCLLLVVILVYMLMGGDPGALLGGSQPQPGPVAEGGTLEGCDTGQDANERDDCLVQATIESADSLWSELAPASGIEFVEPGGQVFTGQVQTGCGPATSDVGPFYCPADASIYVDVSFFGELESRFGADGGQLAKIYVVAHEYGHHIQNLQGSMQRANRQDTGPQSDAVRLELQADCYAGVWAHHAANTVDEDGVRMLEPLTQEDIASGLSAAAAVGDDHIQGEVAGGGIHPESWTHGSSEQRQAWFITGYQKGTVESCDTFAVPEV
- a CDS encoding DedA family protein; amino-acid sequence: MNIVDWAVETIDRFGAFGVALLIFLENVFPPIPSEVILPLAGVTAAGPNNTYAGMLIASIIGSVTGAWLLYGLGRLLGPERLRWAFIHLPLLNVDDYDKTVDWMDKHGQKGIFFGRMVPGVRSLISIPAGLYKMPFWIFTLLTALGSAIWNTIFVTFGYTLGSNWTVIEPYTDVISKIVYAIIAIALVWTLIKLIRREKRRKELGLPDPDEEQKKELREKGDDDAR